The sequence AAGATGGTTGATACTCTTATTGCTACGGCGCTTGATTTAGTCAATCCTAAACATTTACGAAACTGGTTTACAAACTGCTGCTATTGTACTTCATAAACCTGCAATCTGCTGTAAGTCTTGCAACAGCGCTGGAAACAAAAAGACTTTCTGCACCTTTTTCCCTCTCCAGTGCTGCTAGTTATGTACCAGTCGATAAGGTCCAAATGATTGTTGGAGAACTAAACAAACTCCACACAATGGGTGCAACACCCAATCACATCGCCTATACCTTGCGTCTCTTGGCTGCCGAACGGGAATCGTCCCAGGAAATGCGCGATCGCATCGATTTAGTTTGGACGGGGCAGGAAGTCGTCGGCTCTGAAAGTCGCGATACCAGCATTGTAGTGCGCGAACTGTTCAGCACTGCCAAGACGAGCGTGCTCATTTCCAGCTTTGCGATTGACAAGGGAAAGAAAGCGCGAGAATTGTTTGGGGTACTCGCAGATCGAATGGATGCCAATCCAAAACTTCAAGTCAGGATGTTTCTAAACGTGCAACGTCCTCACAGAAGCCAAGCTCCAGAGTCTACTCTACTCAGAGAGTTTGCCGACACCTTTCGCAAGGCAATCTGGCCAGGGAAACGGTTGCCAGAGGTCTTCCACGATCCACGCTCCCTAGCAATGGGTACGGGAGAGAGAGCCAGCCTGCACGCCAAGTGTGTTGTAGTGGATGAGGAGCGCTTGCTCGTTACATCGGCTAATTTTACGGAAGCGGCTCACGAGCGTAACATTGAAGCGGGTGTACTGCTAGCTGACCCCGTGGCAGCTAGAGCGATGCGATCGCAATTTGAGACTTTGGTTTCTAGAAATATCTTACGCCGAGTTCCTGGCATTTGATAATGAAACTTTTTAATCAACTCCTGCCTGATAGTATGACTAACATTCACCCAGAACTCTTCCACTGACATGGCATATTGGCTGTTCCAAGGCAATCCCAAATACTACCGCGTCCTTGATGGCATCCGAGACTTTGAACAGATGCCTTGGTTGGTGACTCGCTACGGGAAAGACATTGCTTCTGGTGATGGAGTTCTGGTTTGGGTGTCTGGGAAAGAGGCAGGGATTTATGCGATCGCCACAGTCACAGAACCCGCTCAGGTTATCACCAAGCTACCAGACCGCCAATACTGGGGAGACCCCAACCGCGCTACAGGAAAACAGCAAGCCACCATCCGGTTTATCAGCAAACTGCTGGACAGCCCACTACTGAAAACAATTTTACTGAAAGACCCCCTACTAAAAAACTTATTGGTCATTCGCGCTCCCAACTCCACTAACTTCAAAATTACTCAAGAGGAGTGGCAACGAGTACATGAGCTATTAAAGGAGTCAACTTAGGGAGCGCATCCCTCGGAGTTTTTTAATGGCACAAAAAGCTTAGATTCTGTTAGCCCTTACCACGCCTTCGCGAAAAAGGATGGAATAGATGTCGATTAACCGCACTTTGATGACACCCCACTATATTACAAAATAACTAAACTAAGGATAACGACATGCCAAAGGTAGGGGGTGCTTCTCAACGGTTCTTTTCCGTTGACAAAAGAGCTAGATTATGCGGCTAATTAGGCGAGAAACGAAATTCGTTATCTTCTATAATCTTCTTCAATGATAAATTCTAGCTCTTCCAACAGTTCCTGAACCCGCTTCCATTTCTTAGGATTCTCCCAGGGCTTCGCCGCTCTCAGGCGACGGGTCGTGGCATCAAATTGAGAGGAGGGAGACTTGCTCTCAGAGCGGAATTGAATGGCTTTGATGCGTTGCCTGATTTGTCTAAGGGGTAGGTCTTGCTCAATTGCTTCCTCTAACAAGGATTGTCGCACCTCGTCGTCTTTGACTCGTGCGATTGCAATAGCCTTGGTGTAGGCAATTTTTCCCGTTTGGAGAGCCTCCAAGATTTCTGAGGGGAGGTTAAGTAAAGGAAGGCGATTAGACACAAAGGATTCCCAAGTAATTGACCCCAACTCCTCAAAGACAGCTTGAATGGTTTGCCCAAGCGAGTTCCCCATAACGTTATGGGGAACTTTTCCTCGTTGTTCGTCACGCATCCGGTGTAGCAGTGAAGTGACTTCCACACTCGCCACATTGAGGCGGAGTGCTAGCAGTTGCAGGAT is a genomic window of Microcoleus sp. AS-A8 containing:
- the drmC gene encoding DISARM system phospholipase D-like protein DrmC — its product is MYFINLQSAVSLATALETKRLSAPFSLSSAASYVPVDKVQMIVGELNKLHTMGATPNHIAYTLRLLAAERESSQEMRDRIDLVWTGQEVVGSESRDTSIVVRELFSTAKTSVLISSFAIDKGKKARELFGVLADRMDANPKLQVRMFLNVQRPHRSQAPESTLLREFADTFRKAIWPGKRLPEVFHDPRSLAMGTGERASLHAKCVVVDEERLLVTSANFTEAAHERNIEAGVLLADPVAARAMRSQFETLVSRNILRRVPGI
- a CDS encoding EVE domain-containing protein, with the translated sequence MAYWLFQGNPKYYRVLDGIRDFEQMPWLVTRYGKDIASGDGVLVWVSGKEAGIYAIATVTEPAQVITKLPDRQYWGDPNRATGKQQATIRFISKLLDSPLLKTILLKDPLLKNLLVIRAPNSTNFKITQEEWQRVHELLKEST
- a CDS encoding ParB/RepB/Spo0J family partition protein, whose product is MPRKSDRPYKAKANLDVLFGEEESQTAPQTVPIDSITLPVSQPRRYFDPTKMEQLIASVKAHGVLENLLIRPLPDKDSSYELIAGERRYRAALSAGLKEVPVAIRSLSDEQALQISLVENLIREDLNPVEQTEGILQLLALRLNVASVEVTSLLHRMRDEQRGKVPHNVMGNSLGQTIQAVFEELGSITWESFVSNRLPLLNLPSEILEALQTGKIAYTKAIAIARVKDDEVRQSLLEEAIEQDLPLRQIRQRIKAIQFRSESKSPSSQFDATTRRLRAAKPWENPKKWKRVQELLEELEFIIEEDYRR